A stretch of Pseudomonas sp. LRP2-20 DNA encodes these proteins:
- the pssA gene encoding CDP-diacylglycerol--serine O-phosphatidyltransferase, translating into MSERPEEPNKPSDAESLLPVDEHVEEGHDAEGRKVRHRGIYLLPNLFTTANLFAGFYSIISSMSAQSAGDPREASKYFAFAAIAIFVAMVLDGLDGRVARMTNTQSAFGAEYDSLSDMVAFGVAPALLAFGWALGDMGKVGWMVAFIYVAGAALRLARFNTQVGTADKRYFIGLASPAAAGVVAGTVWAFSDYGIQGSKLSFLVALLVAAAGMLMVSNIKYNSFKELDLKGRVPFVAILAVVLVFAVVFSDPPRILLLIFLAYAASGPIQFLLRARRRKA; encoded by the coding sequence ATGAGCGAACGTCCCGAAGAGCCGAACAAGCCCTCCGACGCCGAAAGCCTGCTACCTGTCGATGAGCACGTTGAAGAAGGGCATGACGCCGAAGGGCGCAAGGTGCGCCATCGCGGCATCTACCTGCTGCCCAACCTATTCACCACCGCCAACCTGTTTGCCGGTTTCTATTCCATCATCAGCTCGATGAGTGCGCAGAGCGCTGGCGACCCACGCGAGGCGAGCAAGTATTTCGCCTTCGCCGCCATTGCGATCTTCGTGGCCATGGTGCTCGACGGCCTTGATGGTCGTGTGGCGCGCATGACCAATACCCAGAGTGCCTTCGGTGCCGAGTACGACTCGCTGTCGGACATGGTCGCCTTCGGCGTGGCCCCGGCCTTGCTGGCCTTTGGCTGGGCGCTTGGTGACATGGGCAAGGTCGGCTGGATGGTCGCCTTCATCTATGTGGCCGGTGCAGCCCTGCGTCTGGCGCGTTTCAATACTCAGGTGGGCACTGCCGATAAACGCTACTTCATCGGCCTGGCCAGCCCGGCCGCCGCCGGTGTGGTCGCCGGTACCGTGTGGGCGTTCAGCGACTACGGCATCCAGGGCTCCAAGCTGTCGTTCCTGGTGGCACTGCTGGTTGCCGCTGCCGGCATGCTGATGGTCAGCAACATCAAGTACAACAGCTTCAAGGAGCTGGACCTCAAGGGGCGTGTGCCGTTCGTGGCAATCCTCGCGGTGGTGCTGGTGTTTGCCGTTGTGTTCAGCGACCCACCGCGCATCCTGCTGCTGATCTTCCTCGCCTATGCGGCATCGGGGCCGATCCAGTTCCTGCTGCGGGCTCGCCGGCGCAAAGCGTGA
- the recC gene encoding exodeoxyribonuclease V subunit gamma: MPNSTSLQPGFMIVHGNRLDDLRSLVVSWMRRYPLAPLENEIALVQSNGIAQWLKLALAEDPQDDDMGGCGIAAAIDVQLPGSFMWQLYRMVLGRDEIPEVSLLDKAPLTWRLMRLLPALIERPHFEPLRRFLTDDSDLRKRYQLAERLADLFDQYQVYRADWLKDWAAGEHILNTARGERKPLAPGNRWQAELWRALLEDVGEQGMAQSRAGVHQRFIERINSLEAAPHGLPSRVIVFGISSLPAQALEALAGLSRFSQVLLCVHNPCRHHWADIVADKDLLRHQYKRQQRKQGMPLQLDDESLHQHAHPLLAAWGKQGRDYINLLDSYDDPGSYQGVFSDGRIDLFSDGQPTTLLTQLQDDILELRPLAETRERWPEVDPTKDRSVRCHVAHSPQREVEILHDQLLARFSADPTLRPRDVIVMLPAIDTYAPHIRAVFGQLQRNDPRYIPFTLTDQGQRGRDPLLIALEHLLKLPDSRFAVSEVLDLLDVPAVRARFGIRESDLPTLHRWIEGAGIRWGLNADQRATLGLPQGLEQNSWRFGLRRMLLGYAVGVGEGCDGIEPYDEIGGLDAALIGPLVALLDALDVANQALAQPATASEWGDRLNALLQVFFLAEEEHDEFLLMQLQALRDSWLEVCEAVNLQDPLPLTVIREAWLSGLDEGKLSQRFLAGSVNFCTLMPMRAIPFRVVCLLGMNDGDYPRAQPPLDFDLMASDYRPGDRSRREDDRYLLLEALLSARDQLYISWVGRSIRDNSERPASVLIGQLRDHLAAGWRLKGDADGQQLLHALTQEHPLQPFSARYFQKGSALFSYAHEWQLLHQQTAEEQQPDLALPAYVSDEALTLTQLQDFLRHPVRHFFSQRLKVFFEALEAPTPDEEPFVLDALQRYSASESLLGAALSDPENAERALQAQARRLQACGMLPLAGFGELLQAELIQPLPDLLQRHRQLLQRWPTVVDGALPIHFEHANHRLEGWLGRVYQADDQSLLSITTVPNTISAGRNNLKWHRLIASWVMHLAACAAGYPLHSALLASDITLLLGPLPQAQASEQLGHLLVARQAAMNAPLPVAAKTAFAWLAQEDPDKALAAATRAYEGDGRTSFGERSESVALARQFRDFAALSADETFEGWCETLYRPLFSAAWQAQGNPESEA; this comes from the coding sequence ATGCCCAACAGCACCTCACTGCAGCCTGGTTTCATGATCGTCCACGGCAACCGCCTGGACGACTTGCGCAGCCTGGTGGTGAGTTGGATGCGCCGCTATCCGCTGGCACCGCTGGAGAACGAAATTGCCTTGGTACAGAGCAATGGCATTGCGCAGTGGCTCAAGCTGGCTCTCGCCGAGGACCCCCAGGACGATGACATGGGCGGTTGCGGAATTGCTGCCGCCATCGATGTGCAACTGCCCGGTAGTTTCATGTGGCAGTTGTATCGCATGGTGCTCGGGCGCGATGAGATCCCGGAAGTGTCCCTGCTCGACAAGGCACCGCTGACCTGGCGCCTGATGCGCCTGTTGCCTGCACTCATCGAGCGCCCGCACTTCGAACCGCTACGTCGCTTCCTCACCGATGACAGTGACCTGCGCAAGCGCTATCAGCTGGCCGAGCGCTTGGCCGACCTGTTCGACCAATACCAGGTTTACCGTGCCGACTGGCTCAAGGACTGGGCAGCCGGTGAGCACATCCTCAATACCGCCCGTGGTGAGCGCAAGCCCCTCGCCCCGGGTAACCGCTGGCAGGCCGAACTCTGGCGTGCGTTGCTCGAGGATGTCGGTGAACAGGGTATGGCGCAGAGCCGGGCAGGGGTGCACCAGCGCTTCATCGAACGCATCAACAGCCTGGAAGCTGCACCTCACGGGCTGCCTTCGCGGGTGATCGTGTTCGGTATTTCCTCCCTGCCCGCCCAGGCTTTGGAGGCACTGGCCGGGTTGTCCCGTTTCAGCCAGGTGCTGCTGTGCGTTCACAACCCATGCCGTCACCACTGGGCCGACATCGTTGCCGACAAGGACCTGCTACGCCACCAGTACAAGCGCCAGCAACGCAAGCAAGGCATGCCGCTGCAGCTGGACGATGAGTCGCTGCATCAGCACGCCCACCCGCTACTGGCTGCCTGGGGCAAGCAAGGCCGCGATTACATCAACCTGCTGGACAGCTACGACGACCCCGGCAGCTATCAAGGCGTGTTCAGCGACGGGCGCATCGACCTGTTCAGCGACGGCCAGCCCACCACGCTGCTGACCCAGCTGCAGGACGATATCCTCGAACTGCGTCCTCTCGCAGAGACCCGCGAACGTTGGCCAGAAGTGGACCCGACCAAGGACCGCTCCGTGCGCTGTCACGTGGCACACAGCCCGCAGCGCGAAGTGGAAATCCTCCACGATCAGTTATTGGCCCGCTTCAGCGCCGACCCCACGCTGCGCCCGCGTGACGTTATCGTCATGCTCCCGGCAATCGACACCTATGCCCCGCATATCCGTGCAGTGTTCGGTCAACTGCAGCGCAACGACCCGCGTTACATTCCGTTCACCCTGACCGACCAGGGCCAGCGTGGCCGCGACCCACTGCTGATTGCCCTGGAACACCTGCTCAAGCTGCCGGACAGCCGCTTCGCCGTCAGCGAAGTACTCGACCTGCTCGACGTCCCGGCAGTACGCGCACGTTTCGGCATCCGCGAAAGCGACCTGCCCACGCTGCACCGCTGGATCGAAGGCGCGGGCATTCGCTGGGGGTTGAACGCCGATCAGCGTGCCACCCTTGGGTTGCCTCAGGGCCTGGAGCAGAACAGTTGGCGCTTTGGTCTTCGGCGCATGTTGCTGGGTTACGCCGTGGGTGTGGGAGAAGGCTGCGATGGCATCGAACCGTACGATGAAATCGGCGGCCTGGATGCCGCCTTGATCGGCCCGCTGGTTGCGCTGCTCGATGCCCTCGATGTGGCCAACCAGGCGTTGGCCCAACCCGCCACCGCCAGTGAGTGGGGTGATCGCCTTAACGCTTTGCTGCAGGTGTTTTTCCTGGCCGAGGAAGAGCACGACGAATTTCTCTTGATGCAGTTGCAGGCGCTTCGCGACAGCTGGCTGGAAGTCTGTGAAGCCGTAAACCTGCAAGACCCGTTGCCACTCACGGTGATCCGGGAGGCCTGGCTTTCGGGCCTCGACGAAGGCAAGTTGTCCCAGCGTTTTCTCGCCGGTTCGGTGAATTTCTGCACCTTGATGCCGATGCGGGCAATTCCGTTCCGCGTGGTGTGCCTGCTGGGCATGAACGATGGCGACTATCCGCGCGCCCAACCGCCGCTGGACTTTGACCTGATGGCCAGCGATTACCGCCCGGGCGATCGTTCGCGCCGGGAGGACGACCGTTACCTGCTGCTCGAAGCACTGCTGTCGGCACGTGACCAGCTCTACATCAGTTGGGTTGGCCGCAGCATCCGCGATAACAGTGAGCGACCGGCCTCGGTGTTGATCGGCCAGTTGCGCGATCACCTGGCTGCCGGTTGGCGCCTCAAGGGCGACGCTGATGGCCAGCAGCTGCTGCACGCCTTGACCCAGGAGCACCCGCTACAGCCATTCAGTGCGCGCTATTTCCAAAAAGGCAGTGCGTTGTTCAGCTATGCCCATGAATGGCAATTGCTGCACCAGCAGACTGCTGAGGAGCAGCAGCCTGACCTTGCCCTGCCAGCGTATGTCAGCGATGAAGCGCTGACGCTGACCCAGCTGCAGGATTTCTTGCGTCACCCTGTGAGGCATTTTTTCAGCCAGCGCCTGAAAGTGTTCTTCGAAGCCCTGGAAGCCCCCACACCGGACGAAGAGCCATTCGTCCTTGACGCCTTGCAGCGCTATAGCGCCAGCGAAAGCCTGCTGGGTGCTGCCCTGAGCGACCCTGAAAACGCCGAACGTGCGCTGCAGGCCCAGGCCCGCCGCCTGCAAGCCTGCGGCATGCTACCCCTGGCAGGTTTCGGTGAACTGCTGCAAGCCGAACTGATCCAGCCACTGCCCGATCTGCTGCAACGTCATCGGCAGCTGCTGCAGCGCTGGCCGACGGTGGTAGACGGCGCGTTGCCGATCCACTTCGAGCACGCCAACCACCGTCTTGAAGGCTGGCTGGGCCGGGTCTATCAGGCCGACGATCAAAGCCTGCTGAGTATCACCACGGTTCCCAATACCATCAGCGCCGGGCGCAACAACCTCAAATGGCACCGCCTGATTGCCAGCTGGGTGATGCACCTGGCTGCCTGCGCTGCCGGTTATCCACTGCACAGTGCACTGCTGGCCAGCGACATCACCCTGCTGCTCGGGCCCTTGCCGCAGGCTCAGGCTAGCGAACAACTGGGTCACCTGTTGGTCGCGCGCCAGGCGGCGATGAATGCACCTTTGCCCGTCGCCGCAAAGACGGCCTTTGCCTGGCTCGCTCAGGAAGATCCGGACAAAGCCCTGGCTGCCGCTACCCGTGCCTACGAGGGGGATGGCCGCACCAGTTTCGGCGAGCGCAGCGAAAGTGTTGCCCTGGCCCGGCAGTTCCGCGATTTCGCCGCACTCAGCGCCGACGAAACCTTCGAAGGCTGGTGTGAAACCTTGTACCGCCCCCTGTTCAGCGCCGCCTGGCAGGCCCAGGGCAATCCGGAGAGTGAAGCATGA
- the msrP gene encoding protein-methionine-sulfoxide reductase catalytic subunit MsrP, whose amino-acid sequence MLIKLPRSSDCKATEITPEGIYLSRRTLLGGSLAGLALGALPGGASAADVSRYADVAPGTAPNWFTDKLAAARWQAVTVKDEAITPFKDATHYNNFYEFGPDKGDPAANGGSLKTEPWSVVVDGEVGKPGRYALEDFVKPYQLEERIYRLRCVEAWSMVIPWLGFPLAQVLKQVEPTSKARYVRFETLKDPQHMPGQRSGFALIDWPYREGLRLDEAMHPLAILAVGMYGRELPNQNGAPLRLVVPWKYGFKSIKSIVRISLVAEQPGTTWQGLAPDEYGFYANVNPTVDHPRWTQARERRLPSGLFSPNVRQTQMFNGYADEVASLYTGLDLRKNY is encoded by the coding sequence ATGCTCATCAAGCTTCCCAGGTCTTCCGATTGCAAGGCAACGGAGATCACCCCTGAAGGCATCTACCTTTCCCGTCGTACCCTGCTCGGTGGCTCGTTGGCAGGCCTGGCTCTGGGCGCATTGCCCGGTGGCGCGAGTGCGGCTGATGTGTCGCGCTATGCCGATGTGGCGCCTGGCACTGCGCCAAACTGGTTCACCGACAAGCTCGCTGCTGCACGCTGGCAAGCGGTGACAGTCAAGGACGAGGCGATCACGCCGTTCAAGGATGCCACCCACTACAACAACTTTTATGAGTTCGGCCCCGACAAGGGCGACCCGGCCGCCAATGGCGGCAGCTTGAAGACCGAGCCCTGGTCGGTAGTGGTGGATGGCGAGGTGGGCAAGCCGGGGCGCTATGCGCTGGAAGACTTCGTCAAACCCTATCAGCTTGAAGAGCGCATTTACCGGCTGCGTTGCGTCGAGGCGTGGTCGATGGTCATTCCCTGGCTGGGCTTTCCATTGGCGCAGGTGCTCAAACAGGTCGAACCGACTTCGAAGGCGCGCTATGTGCGTTTCGAGACGCTGAAGGATCCGCAGCATATGCCCGGGCAGCGTTCCGGCTTTGCCTTGATCGACTGGCCCTATAGAGAAGGCTTGCGCCTGGATGAGGCGATGCATCCACTGGCAATTCTTGCGGTGGGGATGTATGGCCGGGAGCTGCCCAACCAGAACGGTGCACCGTTACGCCTGGTGGTGCCTTGGAAGTACGGCTTCAAGAGTATCAAGTCGATCGTGCGAATCAGTCTGGTGGCCGAGCAACCGGGGACTACCTGGCAGGGGCTGGCACCGGATGAGTATGGCTTCTATGCCAATGTGAATCCGACCGTTGATCATCCGCGTTGGACTCAAGCGCGCGAACGGCGCCTGCCTAGCGGGCTGTTTAGTCCGAATGTGCGACAAACACAGATGTTCAATGGCTATGCCGATGAAGTGGCGTCGCTTTATACCGGGCTCGATCTGCGGAAGAACTATTGA
- the msrQ gene encoding protein-methionine-sulfoxide reductase heme-binding subunit MsrQ: protein MRYPWFRLAIFVVGCLFPALWLYEAAMSLLGPDPGKIMMDRLGLGALTFLLVTLGMTPLQKLTGWSGWIVVRRQLGLWVFAYIVLHILAYLFFILGLDWGQLAVELRKRPYIIVGALGFVGLLALAVTSNRYSQRRLGARWKKLHRLVYVILGLGLLHFLWIVRSDLREWAIYAVIGGALMVLRVPAVSRVLPRVGGRQGRAV from the coding sequence ATGCGCTATCCCTGGTTTCGTCTTGCCATCTTTGTAGTGGGGTGTCTGTTCCCCGCATTGTGGTTGTACGAGGCGGCGATGAGTCTGCTTGGGCCCGATCCCGGGAAGATCATGATGGACCGCCTTGGGCTCGGGGCGCTGACCTTTCTGCTGGTTACCTTGGGCATGACGCCGCTGCAGAAGTTGACGGGTTGGTCGGGCTGGATCGTGGTGCGCCGGCAGCTGGGATTGTGGGTGTTTGCCTATATCGTGCTGCACATCCTGGCTTATCTGTTCTTTATCCTTGGGCTGGATTGGGGGCAGTTGGCGGTGGAGTTGCGCAAGCGGCCCTACATTATTGTGGGTGCGCTTGGGTTTGTTGGGTTGCTGGCTCTGGCGGTTACCTCGAATCGGTATAGCCAGCGGCGGCTGGGGGCGAGGTGGAAGAAGCTGCACCGGTTGGTGTACGTGATACTCGGGTTGGGGTTGCTGCATTTCTTGTGGATCGTGCGCTCGGATTTGCGGGAATGGGCGATCTATGCGGTTATTGGGGGGGCGTTGATGGTGTTGCGGGTTCCCGCGGTTTCGCGAGTGCTGCCCAGGGTTGGGGGGAGGCAGGGGAGGGCGGTTTGA